A stretch of alpha proteobacterium HIMB59 DNA encodes these proteins:
- a CDS encoding Asparagine synthase (PFAM: Asparagine synthase~TIGRFAM: asparagine synthase (glutamine-hydrolyzing)) yields the protein MCGFLITCDNNIQIDKFNKSFEQIRSRGPDESRITQHKNILKMGFHRLSIIDDHERSMQPFFYKNKILLYNGEFYNYVHIKKKIQNNHKIEFHTNSDTEVFLQNILINGIEGYEDIIGMFAFAIFDKEKNEIKFGRDNFGIKPLYYYFDHKSLIISSSIKSVNIIAQQKINNFNLINFNKYGFTYGDETIYQNINECKPGIEYTIDLNMKTLRSKSFFNLKNIISNQKNNFINNKVDYFKENIKLHLVSDVKSCVLKSNGIDSNLIAYYKNEIQKKNEYIYFDKNNINFKIQHSQQNFNSISLSEDEYQNYFHEYLDSLEYPTIDGFNTYLITKISNQNKYKVCLSGLGLDEIFDGYGISKKIRLAKILNSLKFFKKFTYKPNNIKIDKLISCANCSDILDYYLEIRKISTQKNLFKKFETKEIENHRLKLKTLMLESLSITNISTYKKNDLIKLFEFEFYLKNQLLKDSDFFSMLNSVELRVPFVEKMFIENISVDNPNNINKRKYLFLNYKSILNNLNIEKQKEGFIAHNFYKLKGIKNYENIINIVNKKFI from the coding sequence ATGTGTGGTTTTTTAATAACTTGTGACAATAATATTCAAATAGATAAATTCAATAAATCTTTTGAACAAATTCGGTCTCGCGGTCCAGATGAAAGTAGGATAACACAGCACAAAAATATACTTAAGATGGGTTTCCATCGATTATCAATAATTGATGATCATGAAAGAAGCATGCAGCCTTTTTTTTATAAAAATAAAATTCTTTTATATAACGGTGAATTTTATAATTATGTTCATATAAAAAAAAAAATTCAAAACAATCATAAGATAGAATTCCATACCAACTCAGATACAGAAGTGTTTCTACAAAATATTTTAATAAATGGCATTGAAGGTTATGAAGATATTATTGGTATGTTTGCCTTTGCAATTTTTGATAAAGAAAAAAATGAAATTAAGTTTGGGAGAGATAACTTTGGCATTAAACCACTATACTATTATTTTGATCATAAATCTCTTATCATTTCATCTAGTATCAAATCAGTAAATATAATAGCTCAACAAAAAATCAATAATTTTAATTTAATAAATTTTAATAAATATGGTTTTACATATGGTGATGAAACTATTTATCAAAATATAAATGAATGTAAGCCTGGTATTGAATATACAATAGATTTAAATATGAAAACTTTACGTTCAAAAAGTTTTTTTAATTTAAAAAATATAATTTCAAATCAAAAAAATAATTTCATAAATAATAAAGTAGATTATTTTAAAGAAAATATCAAACTTCACTTAGTTTCTGATGTAAAAAGCTGTGTTTTAAAATCTAATGGGATAGATTCAAACTTAATTGCATACTATAAAAATGAAATTCAAAAAAAGAATGAATATATTTATTTTGATAAAAATAATATTAATTTTAAAATCCAACATTCTCAACAAAACTTTAATTCGATTAGTTTAAGTGAAGATGAATATCAAAATTATTTTCATGAGTATTTAGACTCACTTGAGTACCCTACTATTGATGGTTTCAATACTTACTTAATTACTAAAATTTCAAATCAAAATAAATACAAAGTCTGTCTTTCTGGATTAGGATTGGATGAAATATTTGATGGATATGGCATAAGTAAAAAGATTAGACTAGCAAAAATTCTTAATTCATTAAAATTTTTTAAAAAATTTACATACAAGCCAAATAACATCAAAATTGATAAGTTAATTAGTTGTGCAAACTGTAGTGACATACTAGATTATTATTTAGAGATAAGGAAGATTTCGACCCAAAAAAATTTGTTTAAGAAATTTGAAACAAAGGAAATTGAAAATCACAGATTAAAATTAAAAACATTAATGCTTGAGAGTTTATCTATAACAAATATCTCCACTTATAAAAAAAATGATTTGATTAAATTATTTGAATTCGAATTTTACCTAAAGAATCAACTTTTAAAAGATAGTGATTTTTTTTCTATGCTTAATTCTGTTGAATTAAGAGTGCCATTTGTTGAGAAAATGTTCATCGAAAACATATCAGTTGACAACCCCAATAATATAAACAAAAGAAAATATCTATTTCTGAATTACAAATCCATACTTAATAATTTAAATATTGAAAAACAAAAAGAAGGTTTTATTGCTCATAATTTTTATAAATTAAAAGGAATAAAAAATTATGAAAATATAATCAACATTGTAAATAAAAAATTTATTTGA
- a CDS encoding glycosyltransferase, family 1 (PFAM: Glycosyl transferases group 1) has protein sequence MKILVIIPSFYPYIENGGPIIYLNKLFKKLSSNKINITVLTSKYSYTNKEHKIKSALNINKNYEVKYYPITFGKVSIKLCYSIIKEINKYDYVYFNSFFNIYLITTLLFSNKKIFLSPRGQLIAENIKKKNHFIKYLFIKIINIFDKKIFYIFSSNFELINNLYSKIYKYELIPNSASYEPIKVTQDIFRKKSKFKTKKILTISRLSKRKNIDLILKAAAILRNFYFEIIGPDFGQLNQLFDQVEKNKLKNVTIIESLTTEQIRKKFIESYIFLLPSENENFGNVFLESILHFVPIITIRGSYWDEIIKQNNVGLSTKKCEKDIVLKIKQLDNLYATLKLNEFKNVQKIHNTEMISNKFLKTFHANC, from the coding sequence TTGAAAATCTTAGTAATTATTCCATCATTTTACCCATATATTGAAAATGGAGGACCCATTATTTATTTAAATAAATTATTTAAAAAATTATCTAGTAATAAAATAAATATAACAGTTTTAACCTCAAAATATAGTTACACCAATAAAGAACATAAAATAAAATCTGCGTTAAATATTAATAAAAATTATGAAGTTAAATATTATCCAATAACTTTTGGAAAAGTTTCGATAAAATTATGTTATTCGATTATCAAAGAAATCAATAAATATGATTATGTATACTTTAATAGTTTTTTTAATATATATCTGATTACTACTCTTTTATTTAGTAATAAAAAAATCTTTCTTAGCCCAAGAGGACAGTTGATAGCTGAAAATATTAAGAAAAAAAACCATTTTATAAAATATTTATTTATTAAAATAATAAATATTTTTGATAAAAAAATATTTTATATTTTTAGTTCAAATTTTGAATTAATAAATAATTTGTACTCGAAAATTTACAAATATGAATTAATTCCTAATTCTGCTAGTTATGAACCCATTAAAGTTACTCAAGATATATTTCGAAAAAAAAGTAAATTCAAAACTAAAAAGATATTAACAATATCTAGATTATCAAAAAGAAAAAATATAGATTTAATATTAAAAGCGGCGGCAATTTTACGAAACTTTTATTTTGAAATTATTGGGCCTGACTTTGGCCAATTGAATCAATTATTTGATCAAGTAGAAAAAAATAAATTGAAAAACGTAACTATTATAGAGTCTCTTACAACAGAGCAGATTAGAAAAAAATTTATTGAAAGCTATATTTTCTTACTTCCTTCAGAAAATGAAAACTTTGGTAATGTTTTTCTAGAGTCTATATTGCATTTTGTTCCTATAATTACGATAAGAGGTTCTTATTGGGATGAGATAATAAAACAAAACAATGTAGGACTTAGTACCAAAAAATGTGAAAAGGATATTGTCTTAAAAATCAAGCAATTAGATAATTTATATGCTACATTAAAATTAAATGAATTTAAAAATGTTCAAAAAATTCATAATACAGAAATGATCTCAAATAAATTCTTAAAAACTTTTCATGCGAATTGTTAA
- a CDS encoding hypothetical protein (PFAM: Bacterial transferase hexapeptide (three repeats)) gives MRIVKNQIRDIKYGKNVKIYEPVNLYECEFSDNVKIGPFVEIQKNVVIGKNTTISSHSFICELVTIGENCFISHGVMFTNDLFKNGSLGGSQEKWKSTNIGNNVLIGSNSTILPVEICDNVVIGAGSVVTKSIKKSGIYFGVPAKFIREL, from the coding sequence ATGCGAATTGTTAAAAACCAAATCAGAGATATTAAATATGGGAAAAATGTAAAAATATATGAACCAGTTAATCTATATGAGTGTGAATTTTCAGATAATGTCAAGATTGGACCATTTGTTGAAATTCAAAAAAACGTAGTTATTGGGAAAAATACTACAATATCAAGTCATTCATTTATATGTGAACTTGTAACAATTGGGGAGAATTGTTTTATTTCTCATGGGGTAATGTTTACAAACGATTTATTCAAAAATGGTAGCTTAGGTGGTTCTCAGGAAAAATGGAAATCTACAAATATTGGAAATAATGTACTTATAGGAAGTAATTCTACAATTCTTCCCGTAGAAATCTGTGATAATGTAGTAATTGGTGCCGGAAGTGTAGTTACCAAAAGTATTAAAAAGTCTGGAATTTATTTTGGGGTGCCGGCAAAATTCATAAGAGAATTATGA
- a CDS encoding methyltransferase, FkbM family (TIGRFAM: methyltransferase, FkbM family) → MNFRFFFSKIISLIPFFPFKISIIRRIYNPDKIFHGKYKNVEKIIKINQAKFLCNTSSYIEWGMIFFKGHEIALLRFFQNLIKSNNFNLFLDIGANIGYFSLPISYKIETLSFEPFPNNFEKLNINCSINNSNIKTYNFGLSNKNKREKIFFSNNSPNLGNISLSPDKYFNLDKFKIINLKIFDDYFDYFGQNILIKIDTEGHELNVLKGMKKILKNNNCFIYIECISEETVTFFKKINYNYFFIKDDLYNVITLSDNFNGHVIASNYSFHNSLMNFAGTPK, encoded by the coding sequence ATGAATTTTAGATTTTTTTTTTCAAAAATAATTTCTTTAATACCTTTTTTTCCATTCAAGATAAGTATAATTCGTAGAATTTATAATCCTGATAAAATTTTTCATGGAAAGTATAAAAACGTTGAAAAAATTATAAAAATTAATCAAGCTAAATTTCTTTGTAATACTTCATCTTATATAGAATGGGGCATGATATTCTTCAAGGGTCACGAAATTGCACTTTTAAGATTTTTTCAAAATTTAATTAAGTCAAATAATTTTAATTTATTTTTAGATATTGGTGCTAATATTGGATATTTTTCATTACCTATTTCCTATAAGATTGAAACTTTGTCATTTGAACCCTTCCCAAATAATTTTGAAAAATTAAATATTAATTGCTCTATCAACAATAGTAATATTAAAACCTATAATTTTGGTCTATCAAATAAAAACAAACGTGAAAAAATATTTTTTTCTAACAATTCTCCAAATCTTGGAAATATTTCTTTAAGTCCAGATAAATATTTTAATTTAGATAAATTTAAAATTATAAATTTAAAAATTTTTGATGATTATTTTGATTATTTTGGTCAAAATATTCTAATTAAAATTGATACCGAAGGTCATGAACTTAATGTTTTAAAGGGCATGAAAAAAATTCTAAAAAATAATAATTGTTTCATTTATATAGAGTGCATTTCAGAGGAGACTGTAACCTTTTTTAAAAAAATTAATTATAATTATTTTTTTATCAAAGACGATTTATATAATGTCATAACATTGTCTGACAATTTTAATGGACATGTTATAGCTTCTAATTATAGTTTTCATAATTCTCTTATGAATTTTGCCGGCACCCCAAAATAA
- a CDS encoding Polysaccharide biosynthesis protein (PFAM: Polysaccharide biosynthesis protein), which translates to MKHIFNYRFSIVKKIFIYENIFKNFNYGFSTNILNNLFKILQVFLFTNFFTNQDYALWIICFSFISFFSLMDFGLSSYLSNSLIKINYSKNREKFIEYISIGKSILIYSILFFSTIICIFIFSSNLEKIFDLENSQVSQFIYMSIILLIGLSVNSYLGLYFAILRALDKMHIGLKINFLIIIAQIILFIVLCFFENLILLSLTLSIPYILGILPYKKIISKELQNEKFIFNLNPKKNYFKELFIGSVSFFIITISHALMNFIPIYFLKKFYDDEFLIYFFIYKSLFMLAVQLLNIIYYSFSPKMNQLYFGIKNKDFDKLFKNLFLISITFIFLFLFFNYFFGNLILSVWTNDKVKFNITIFSIFSVFLVIRVSWTFIINIFQSLNFVSLTSLFYLLFNLCLFIFLYFYIVNYDFIYSLKFIVASEFILFLLLLFLIYHYFKAIKLSYFFLLIINFISLFVLAKI; encoded by the coding sequence ATGAAACATATATTTAATTATAGATTTTCTATAGTAAAAAAAATTTTTATTTATGAGAATATTTTCAAGAATTTTAATTACGGTTTTTCGACTAATATCTTAAATAATTTATTTAAAATTTTACAAGTCTTTTTATTTACTAATTTTTTTACAAATCAAGATTACGCTTTATGGATTATATGTTTTAGTTTTATATCTTTTTTTTCACTTATGGACTTTGGACTGAGTTCCTATTTGAGTAATTCTTTAATAAAAATAAATTACTCAAAAAATAGGGAAAAATTTATTGAGTATATTTCAATAGGAAAATCTATATTAATTTATTCAATTTTATTTTTTTCTACTATTATATGTATTTTTATATTTTCTTCTAATTTAGAAAAAATATTTGACCTTGAAAATTCTCAAGTTAGTCAATTTATTTATATGTCAATTATTTTATTAATTGGCCTATCAGTAAACTCATATCTTGGGTTATATTTTGCAATACTAAGAGCATTAGACAAAATGCATATTGGTTTAAAAATCAACTTTTTAATAATAATAGCACAAATAATACTATTTATAGTATTATGTTTTTTTGAAAATTTAATTTTACTCTCTTTAACTTTAAGTATTCCCTATATTCTTGGTATTTTACCATATAAAAAAATTATTTCTAAAGAACTTCAGAATGAGAAATTTATATTCAATTTAAATCCAAAAAAAAATTATTTTAAAGAATTATTTATAGGTTCTGTTTCATTTTTTATTATCACTATTTCTCATGCTTTGATGAATTTTATTCCAATATATTTTTTGAAAAAATTTTATGATGATGAATTTTTAATTTATTTTTTTATTTATAAGAGTTTATTTATGTTGGCCGTTCAACTATTGAATATTATTTATTATTCATTCTCACCCAAAATGAATCAATTGTATTTCGGTATTAAAAATAAAGATTTTGATAAGTTATTTAAGAACTTATTTCTTATTTCAATTACGTTTATATTTTTATTTTTATTTTTTAATTATTTTTTTGGAAATCTTATTTTATCTGTTTGGACCAATGATAAAGTAAAATTCAATATTACAATTTTTTCAATATTCTCTGTATTTTTAGTAATTAGAGTCTCATGGACATTTATTATAAATATATTTCAATCTTTGAATTTTGTTAGTTTAACAAGTTTATTTTATCTTTTATTTAACTTGTGTTTATTCATATTTTTATATTTTTATATAGTAAATTATGATTTTATTTATAGTCTAAAGTTTATAGTGGCTTCGGAATTTATCTTATTTTTACTTTTGTTATTTTTAATTTATCATTATTTCAAAGCTATAAAACTTAGTTACTTTTTTTTATTAATTATAAATTTTATATCATTATTTGTTTTAGCTAAGATATGA
- a CDS encoding glycosyltransferase, family 1 (PFAM: Glycosyl transferases group 1), whose amino-acid sequence MFTLSTSVLHRYEIFDICKELSITGHLKKLYSTYPKFEILKYQIPNEKFENFLIYELLSRFNDYLWSKNFYFSKYDFEISDLFDQKISKIIDKNIDVFYGNGGMCLNTFNSLSSNTLKVFHSASMHIHSKKKLLINIGYDENKIVNPLMEEKYIKEIGSADYIVCTSDHTYDSYIENGINENKLILNHSGIDVHRFKYDEKFEIFDNKFRFLFVGNFSLRKGAIKLLEAYKKIRNKNTELIIAGTIDFTVKEKFHNYLKEEDIIYIGKIDNRKLYQLYSKCHLLCLPAIEEGFAKVLGEAMASGLPILCSKNSGGSHFIEDRSHGVVLDNLSIDYIADHLSEFSKNLQLIVKNKKSLSLYAKNKFSWEKSVSKLIKILSSKI is encoded by the coding sequence ATGTTCACTCTTTCGACATCAGTACTTCATAGATATGAGATATTTGACATTTGTAAAGAATTATCTATTACTGGCCATTTAAAAAAACTTTATTCCACTTACCCTAAATTTGAAATACTTAAATATCAAATACCTAATGAAAAATTTGAAAACTTTTTAATTTATGAATTACTATCAAGATTTAACGACTATCTATGGAGTAAAAACTTTTATTTTTCAAAATATGATTTTGAAATTTCTGATTTATTTGACCAAAAAATATCAAAAATAATTGATAAAAATATTGATGTATTTTATGGCAATGGTGGAATGTGCCTAAATACTTTTAATTCCCTATCTTCAAATACATTAAAAGTATTTCACAGTGCTTCTATGCACATACACTCTAAAAAAAAATTGTTAATAAATATCGGATACGATGAAAATAAAATAGTTAATCCACTGATGGAGGAAAAATACATCAAAGAAATTGGTAGTGCGGACTATATTGTTTGCACTTCTGATCATACTTATGACAGCTATATTGAAAATGGAATTAATGAAAACAAATTAATATTAAATCATTCTGGTATAGATGTTCATAGATTTAAATATGATGAAAAATTTGAAATCTTTGATAATAAATTCAGGTTTTTATTCGTAGGCAACTTTTCTCTAAGAAAAGGTGCTATTAAATTACTAGAGGCATATAAAAAAATTAGAAATAAAAATACAGAATTGATCATTGCGGGGACAATAGATTTCACAGTTAAAGAGAAATTTCATAATTACCTTAAAGAAGAAGATATAATTTACATTGGCAAAATTGATAATCGTAAATTGTATCAATTGTATTCCAAATGCCATTTATTATGTTTGCCCGCTATAGAAGAGGGATTTGCCAAGGTTCTTGGTGAGGCTATGGCTTCTGGGCTTCCTATTTTATGTAGTAAAAATTCTGGAGGTTCACATTTTATAGAAGATAGAAGTCATGGTGTTGTATTAGATAACTTATCCATAGACTACATCGCAGATCATCTATCTGAATTTTCAAAAAATTTACAACTTATTGTTAAAAATAAAAAAAGTTTATCTTTGTATGCTAAGAATAAATTTTCTTGGGAAAAAAGTGTTTCTAAATTGATCAAAATACTATCATCTAAGATTTAG
- a CDS encoding DegT/DnrH/EryC1/StrS aminotransferase family protein (PFAM: DegT/DnrJ/EryC1/StrS aminotransferase family): MKKNIPLVNLTKMHDFLSTKINLEIKKVIKSNNFLNHEIINKLENKFAKLNQSKYCVAVSSGTSALSLALEASGIGVDHEVITTTNSFFSTYESIIHVGARPIVIDVNDSDLSLDANLIERYITKKTKAIIPVHIYGKPVDMNKILKISKKYKLLIIEDCAQSHFAKYNKKFVGNFSLASAYSFYPGKNIGGFGDAGCVVTNNKKVYKKIKSLRDHGRVDKYKHQYVGYNYRIDAVQAAVIHLKLNYIFKWNKHRKELARVYTQELKKVKDLILFDYTNKNIENVFHLFVVSVKRNSLRNSLINFLKINGISAGIHYPIPIHLQPPVLKKINRGKFPVMNYYKDKILSLPICPFTSKNDVKYVTSKIIKFFNTKS; this comes from the coding sequence ATGAAAAAAAATATACCTTTAGTAAATTTAACAAAAATGCACGATTTTCTATCAACGAAAATAAATTTAGAAATTAAAAAAGTTATTAAATCAAATAATTTTCTAAATCATGAAATAATAAACAAACTTGAGAATAAATTTGCTAAATTAAACCAGTCAAAATATTGTGTTGCTGTATCTAGCGGAACCTCCGCTTTATCTTTAGCCTTAGAGGCATCAGGAATAGGTGTAGACCACGAAGTTATTACCACTACAAATAGCTTTTTTTCAACATACGAGTCTATTATACATGTTGGTGCTAGGCCCATAGTGATTGACGTTAATGATAGTGATTTATCTTTAGATGCTAATTTAATTGAGAGATATATCACAAAAAAAACAAAGGCCATAATCCCTGTACACATTTATGGCAAACCCGTTGATATGAATAAAATTCTTAAAATTTCTAAAAAATATAAACTATTAATTATTGAGGATTGCGCACAGTCTCATTTTGCTAAATATAATAAAAAATTTGTAGGAAATTTTTCATTAGCTTCTGCTTATAGTTTTTATCCTGGAAAAAATATTGGAGGTTTTGGAGATGCTGGGTGCGTTGTCACAAACAACAAAAAAGTCTATAAAAAAATTAAAAGTTTAAGAGATCATGGCAGGGTAGATAAATATAAACATCAATATGTTGGGTATAATTATAGAATAGATGCAGTACAAGCTGCAGTTATTCATCTTAAGCTAAATTATATTTTTAAATGGAATAAACATAGAAAAGAACTGGCACGAGTATATACCCAAGAATTAAAAAAAGTAAAAGATTTAATACTTTTTGATTACACTAACAAAAATATTGAGAATGTTTTTCATCTATTTGTAGTCAGTGTGAAGAGAAATAGTTTAAGAAACTCTCTAATTAATTTTCTAAAAATAAATGGTATATCAGCCGGTATTCATTATCCTATCCCCATTCATCTTCAACCACCCGTTTTAAAAAAAATAAATAGAGGTAAATTTCCAGTAATGAATTATTATAAAGATAAAATTCTTTCACTTCCTATTTGCCCATTTACGTCAAAAAACGATGTAAAGTATGTAACTTCAAAAATTATTAAATTTTTTAATACTAAATCTTAG
- a CDS encoding glycosyltransferase group 2 (PFAM: Glycosyl transferase family 2), which yields MIKSFDIGFILFAYNEEKNLTILLERIIDTLKFNKKVKKVFISICIQGNYDSVKEIKNLKSKYTEEVKFNISYIYFKQPLGIKKAFQKSYENLPKNIENFITMDCDLNHDPRELNKLLEKFSEGFDIVIGSRYCEGGKIIGMPYWKKSLSVLFNKFISLILKFPVIDKTSGFRIIKHKELNKIIQNTNSSGFPFYSEFLMILKNQDKKIVEVPITFKKRVTGVSKMRIMKTIFDYLYLFYLIIFKIKK from the coding sequence ATGATAAAAAGCTTTGATATAGGTTTTATTTTATTTGCTTACAATGAGGAAAAAAATTTAACAATTCTTTTAGAGCGAATTATAGACACTCTTAAGTTTAATAAAAAAGTCAAAAAAGTATTTATTTCAATTTGTATTCAAGGCAATTATGACTCTGTAAAAGAAATTAAGAATCTTAAATCTAAATATACTGAAGAAGTTAAGTTTAATATTTCATATATCTACTTTAAACAACCATTAGGAATTAAAAAAGCTTTTCAGAAATCATATGAAAATTTACCAAAAAACATAGAGAATTTTATAACTATGGATTGTGATTTAAATCATGACCCAAGAGAATTGAATAAATTACTAGAAAAATTTAGTGAAGGATTTGATATTGTGATTGGCTCTAGATATTGTGAAGGCGGTAAAATTATTGGAATGCCTTATTGGAAGAAATCTCTTTCAGTTTTATTTAATAAATTTATTTCACTTATATTAAAATTTCCAGTTATTGATAAAACTTCAGGTTTTAGAATTATTAAACATAAAGAATTAAACAAAATAATTCAAAATACTAACTCTAGTGGGTTCCCTTTTTACTCTGAATTTTTAATGATTTTAAAAAATCAAGATAAAAAAATAGTTGAAGTTCCTATTACCTTTAAAAAAAGAGTTACTGGCGTTTCAAAAATGAGGATTATGAAAACAATATTTGACTATTTATATCTCTTTTATTTAATAATATTCAAAATAAAAAAATAA
- a CDS encoding NAD dependent epimerase/dehydratase family protein (PFAM: NAD dependent epimerase/dehydratase family): MKNYFITGACGFIGFNLSLRLLKNKNINIIAIDNLSRFGSSKNYNTLKKYKNFHFYKVDVSNLKKLEKIFQVHKPDILCHLAAQVAVTLSYSDPINDFNTNALGSLNLLFLAHKYNKNCYCLYSSTNKVYGNKNFTNPVNIKTLSDPYTPYGVSKHIGDLYFKEFSSKEFNLRTCVLKQSCIYGPNQFGIEDQGWLIWFLYKNIFNKKLNIYGNGKQIRDLLYIDDLIDLYLILIKKKVVGSYPVGGGIKNSLSLNEAIELIENLTNHKYQEINYSNKRSGDQDFFVSDNNWAKYKGINWFPKISPSEGLKKMLYWIEGNKKLLSKIYDKKL, encoded by the coding sequence ATGAAGAATTATTTTATCACTGGAGCATGTGGTTTTATTGGCTTTAATTTAAGCCTCAGATTATTAAAAAATAAAAATATTAATATCATTGCCATTGATAATCTCAGTAGATTTGGTTCTTCAAAAAATTACAATACCCTTAAAAAATATAAAAATTTTCATTTTTATAAAGTTGATGTTTCAAATTTAAAAAAACTTGAAAAAATTTTCCAAGTTCATAAACCAGATATTTTATGTCATTTGGCAGCCCAAGTAGCTGTTACATTAAGCTATAGTGATCCTATAAATGATTTTAATACCAATGCACTTGGAAGTCTTAACTTATTATTCTTAGCTCATAAGTATAATAAAAATTGTTACTGTTTATACTCTTCAACAAATAAAGTGTATGGAAATAAAAATTTCACAAATCCTGTTAATATTAAAACCTTATCTGACCCTTATACTCCATATGGAGTTAGTAAACATATAGGTGATTTATATTTTAAGGAATTTTCTTCAAAGGAATTTAATCTTAGAACATGTGTTTTAAAACAATCCTGTATTTATGGCCCAAATCAATTTGGTATTGAAGATCAAGGATGGTTAATATGGTTTTTATATAAAAATATTTTTAATAAAAAATTAAATATCTATGGAAATGGAAAACAAATTAGAGATTTACTATATATTGATGATTTGATTGATTTATATTTAATCTTGATTAAAAAAAAAGTGGTTGGTAGTTACCCTGTTGGGGGTGGAATTAAAAATAGCCTATCTCTAAATGAGGCGATTGAGTTAATAGAAAATCTTACAAATCATAAATATCAGGAAATAAATTACTCAAACAAAAGATCTGGCGATCAAGATTTTTTTGTCTCTGATAACAATTGGGCAAAATATAAAGGAATAAACTGGTTTCCAAAAATATCACCATCTGAAGGCTTAAAAAAAATGTTATATTGGATTGAAGGAAATAAAAAATTATTATCAAAAATTTATGATAAAAAGCTTTGA
- a CDS encoding hypothetical protein (TIGRFAM: methyltransferase, FkbM family) — protein MIHTKKTEDLHYYLYDDCIKHDLNIVDLGLNYGSFCDELQKFFNDKATFYGVEANKEVINYDKKIITDNFLISKTSGTYERLYLNKRDSGSSSTIFKESEEDFIEVETITLEDYYKKYNLEKKYVYILKIDIEGKEFEILDKKLIKFLSECTYQICIEFHDFLVNDNRYDQAIKNIFKIFDENNFIKIKFSRNNGSILFINRKFFKLSYLDLLFIHINKYKFGIKRKLKRVL, from the coding sequence ATGATACACACAAAAAAAACTGAAGATTTACATTATTATTTATATGATGATTGTATAAAACATGACTTAAATATTGTTGATTTAGGATTAAATTATGGTTCTTTTTGTGATGAACTACAAAAATTCTTTAATGACAAGGCAACTTTCTATGGCGTGGAAGCTAATAAGGAAGTTATCAATTATGATAAAAAAATTATTACAGATAACTTTTTAATATCAAAGACTTCTGGAACTTATGAAAGACTCTATTTAAATAAAAGAGATTCTGGTTCATCATCAACAATCTTCAAAGAAAGTGAAGAAGATTTTATTGAAGTAGAAACAATTACTCTAGAAGATTATTATAAGAAATATAATTTGGAAAAAAAATACGTTTATATCCTAAAAATAGACATAGAAGGCAAAGAGTTCGAAATATTAGATAAAAAACTAATCAAATTTTTATCTGAATGTACGTACCAAATATGTATAGAATTTCATGATTTTTTAGTGAATGATAATAGGTACGACCAGGCAATTAAAAATATTTTTAAAATTTTTGATGAAAATAATTTTATAAAAATCAAGTTCTCTAGAAATAATGGAAGCATTTTATTTATTAATAGAAAATTTTTTAAATTAAGTTATTTAGATTTATTATTCATCCATATCAATAAATATAAGTTTGGGATAAAAAGAAAACTTAAAAGAGTTTTATAA